A single Oncorhynchus mykiss isolate Arlee chromosome 24, USDA_OmykA_1.1, whole genome shotgun sequence DNA region contains:
- the LOC110503577 gene encoding mRNA decay activator protein ZFP36L1-like isoform X2: MVFASYSNDILLTESKQLAREVGPPDEVNMRCCSWLNMLLSLDLRDASKQSTFPVRPVGYNKPWTPCSLSASSSALSTHSTESATMTSSHWGQNTEASLPSRLKMSFWAERSVSMVEPSTCTLGWASTEPKQPPASPTGGPVSGSPTSSRYKTELCRTFAESGICKYGGKCQFAHGFDEMRDLNRHPRYKTEPCRTFHTIGFCPYGIRCHFVHNNEDDLGPGPARPGPGPQTPRTRRPPLLRQSFSFGGFPSTPPQPLEHSLPHPFLLVPSVSPPTSADITDLLSHAFSEVGCVFEPAHELQSQFLPSPDSGCSLCGLSPVPSPSQNPCTLSEGCSLQQSQSPPCGPALRARSLSYTSLSDHEGGCGSSASSLSGSDSSGPDGSGRRLPIFSQLSVPDEGFSSEFCSGTSFFL, encoded by the exons ATGGTATTCGCTAGCTATAGTAACGATATTCTGCTAACTGAATCCAAGCAACTAGCTAGAG AAGTGGGTCCTCCAGATGAAGTTAACATGAGATGCTGTTCTTGGCTTAACATG CTTCTGAGCCTGGACCTCCGGGATGCATCCAAGCAGTCAACATTCCCAGTGAGACCTGTTGGTTACAATAAGCCCTGGACCCCATGTTCCCTCTCTGCATCTAGCTCTGCCCTCTCTACTCACTCCACAGAAAGTGCAACCATGACCTCCAGCCACTGGGGGCAGAACACAGAGGCCTCACTCCCATCAAGATTGAAGATGTCATTCTGGGCTGAGCGCTCGGTCAGCATGGTGGAGCCCAGCACGTGCACCCTGGGCTGGGCCTCTACAGAGCCTAAACAGCCCCCAGCCTCCCCTACTGGTGGCCCTGTCTCTGGGTCTCCCACCTCCTCACGCTATAAGACTGAACTCTGCCGCACCTTTGCTGAGAGTGGCATCTGTAAGTATGGGGGGAAGTGCCAGTTTGCCCACGGCTTTGATGAGATGCGTGACCTCAACAGACACCCCAGGTACAAGACGGAGCCTTGTCGCACCTTCCACACCATTGGCTTCTGTCCTTACGGCATCCGCTGCCACTTTGTTCATAACAATGAGGACGACCTGGGCCCTGgtcctgccagacctgggcctggTCCTCAAACCCCCCGAACTAGACGACCCCCTCTACTTAGGCAGAGCTTCAGCTTCGGAGgcttcccctccacccctccacagcCCCTGGAGCactccctcccccaccccttcctccttGTGCCTTCAgtctcccctcccacctcagctgaCATAACCGACCTGCTCTCCCACGCCTTCTCTGAGGTGGGCTGTGTCTTTGAGCCGGCCCATGAACTCCAGTCTCAGTTTCTTCCCTCTCCTGACTCAGGCTGTTCCCTCTGTGGGCTGTCCCCTGTGCCTTCCCCCTCCCAGAACCCCTGTACCTTATCAGAGGGCTGCAGCCTGCAGCAGAGCCAGAGTCCCCCCTGTGGGCCTGCTCTCAGGGCCAGGAGCCTCTCCTATACCTCCCTGTCTGACCACGAGGGTGGGTGTGGCAGCTCAGCCAGCAGCCTCAGTGGGTCTGACTCCTCTGGTCCAGATGGGTCTGGTCGGCGGCTGCCTATCTTCAGCCAGCTCTCAGTGCCTGACGAGGGCTTCAGCAGCGAGTTCTGCAGCGGCACTAGCTTTTTCCTCTAG
- the LOC110503577 gene encoding mRNA decay activator protein ZFP36L1-like isoform X1 has protein sequence MVFASYSNDILLTESKQLAREVGPPDEVNMRCCSWLNMQLLSLDLRDASKQSTFPVRPVGYNKPWTPCSLSASSSALSTHSTESATMTSSHWGQNTEASLPSRLKMSFWAERSVSMVEPSTCTLGWASTEPKQPPASPTGGPVSGSPTSSRYKTELCRTFAESGICKYGGKCQFAHGFDEMRDLNRHPRYKTEPCRTFHTIGFCPYGIRCHFVHNNEDDLGPGPARPGPGPQTPRTRRPPLLRQSFSFGGFPSTPPQPLEHSLPHPFLLVPSVSPPTSADITDLLSHAFSEVGCVFEPAHELQSQFLPSPDSGCSLCGLSPVPSPSQNPCTLSEGCSLQQSQSPPCGPALRARSLSYTSLSDHEGGCGSSASSLSGSDSSGPDGSGRRLPIFSQLSVPDEGFSSEFCSGTSFFL, from the exons ATGGTATTCGCTAGCTATAGTAACGATATTCTGCTAACTGAATCCAAGCAACTAGCTAGAG AAGTGGGTCCTCCAGATGAAGTTAACATGAGATGCTGTTCTTGGCTTAACATG CAGCTTCTGAGCCTGGACCTCCGGGATGCATCCAAGCAGTCAACATTCCCAGTGAGACCTGTTGGTTACAATAAGCCCTGGACCCCATGTTCCCTCTCTGCATCTAGCTCTGCCCTCTCTACTCACTCCACAGAAAGTGCAACCATGACCTCCAGCCACTGGGGGCAGAACACAGAGGCCTCACTCCCATCAAGATTGAAGATGTCATTCTGGGCTGAGCGCTCGGTCAGCATGGTGGAGCCCAGCACGTGCACCCTGGGCTGGGCCTCTACAGAGCCTAAACAGCCCCCAGCCTCCCCTACTGGTGGCCCTGTCTCTGGGTCTCCCACCTCCTCACGCTATAAGACTGAACTCTGCCGCACCTTTGCTGAGAGTGGCATCTGTAAGTATGGGGGGAAGTGCCAGTTTGCCCACGGCTTTGATGAGATGCGTGACCTCAACAGACACCCCAGGTACAAGACGGAGCCTTGTCGCACCTTCCACACCATTGGCTTCTGTCCTTACGGCATCCGCTGCCACTTTGTTCATAACAATGAGGACGACCTGGGCCCTGgtcctgccagacctgggcctggTCCTCAAACCCCCCGAACTAGACGACCCCCTCTACTTAGGCAGAGCTTCAGCTTCGGAGgcttcccctccacccctccacagcCCCTGGAGCactccctcccccaccccttcctccttGTGCCTTCAgtctcccctcccacctcagctgaCATAACCGACCTGCTCTCCCACGCCTTCTCTGAGGTGGGCTGTGTCTTTGAGCCGGCCCATGAACTCCAGTCTCAGTTTCTTCCCTCTCCTGACTCAGGCTGTTCCCTCTGTGGGCTGTCCCCTGTGCCTTCCCCCTCCCAGAACCCCTGTACCTTATCAGAGGGCTGCAGCCTGCAGCAGAGCCAGAGTCCCCCCTGTGGGCCTGCTCTCAGGGCCAGGAGCCTCTCCTATACCTCCCTGTCTGACCACGAGGGTGGGTGTGGCAGCTCAGCCAGCAGCCTCAGTGGGTCTGACTCCTCTGGTCCAGATGGGTCTGGTCGGCGGCTGCCTATCTTCAGCCAGCTCTCAGTGCCTGACGAGGGCTTCAGCAGCGAGTTCTGCAGCGGCACTAGCTTTTTCCTCTAG
- the LOC110503577 gene encoding mRNA decay activator protein ZFP36L1-like isoform X5 → MTSSHWGQNTEASLPSRLKMSFWAERSVSMVEPSTCTLGWASTEPKQPPASPTGGPVSGSPTSSRYKTELCRTFAESGICKYGGKCQFAHGFDEMRDLNRHPRYKTEPCRTFHTIGFCPYGIRCHFVHNNEDDLGPGPARPGPGPQTPRTRRPPLLRQSFSFGGFPSTPPQPLEHSLPHPFLLVPSVSPPTSADITDLLSHAFSEVGCVFEPAHELQSQFLPSPDSGCSLCGLSPVPSPSQNPCTLSEGCSLQQSQSPPCGPALRARSLSYTSLSDHEGGCGSSASSLSGSDSSGPDGSGRRLPIFSQLSVPDEGFSSEFCSGTSFFL, encoded by the coding sequence ATGACCTCCAGCCACTGGGGGCAGAACACAGAGGCCTCACTCCCATCAAGATTGAAGATGTCATTCTGGGCTGAGCGCTCGGTCAGCATGGTGGAGCCCAGCACGTGCACCCTGGGCTGGGCCTCTACAGAGCCTAAACAGCCCCCAGCCTCCCCTACTGGTGGCCCTGTCTCTGGGTCTCCCACCTCCTCACGCTATAAGACTGAACTCTGCCGCACCTTTGCTGAGAGTGGCATCTGTAAGTATGGGGGGAAGTGCCAGTTTGCCCACGGCTTTGATGAGATGCGTGACCTCAACAGACACCCCAGGTACAAGACGGAGCCTTGTCGCACCTTCCACACCATTGGCTTCTGTCCTTACGGCATCCGCTGCCACTTTGTTCATAACAATGAGGACGACCTGGGCCCTGgtcctgccagacctgggcctggTCCTCAAACCCCCCGAACTAGACGACCCCCTCTACTTAGGCAGAGCTTCAGCTTCGGAGgcttcccctccacccctccacagcCCCTGGAGCactccctcccccaccccttcctccttGTGCCTTCAgtctcccctcccacctcagctgaCATAACCGACCTGCTCTCCCACGCCTTCTCTGAGGTGGGCTGTGTCTTTGAGCCGGCCCATGAACTCCAGTCTCAGTTTCTTCCCTCTCCTGACTCAGGCTGTTCCCTCTGTGGGCTGTCCCCTGTGCCTTCCCCCTCCCAGAACCCCTGTACCTTATCAGAGGGCTGCAGCCTGCAGCAGAGCCAGAGTCCCCCCTGTGGGCCTGCTCTCAGGGCCAGGAGCCTCTCCTATACCTCCCTGTCTGACCACGAGGGTGGGTGTGGCAGCTCAGCCAGCAGCCTCAGTGGGTCTGACTCCTCTGGTCCAGATGGGTCTGGTCGGCGGCTGCCTATCTTCAGCCAGCTCTCAGTGCCTGACGAGGGCTTCAGCAGCGAGTTCTGCAGCGGCACTAGCTTTTTCCTCTAG
- the LOC110503577 gene encoding mRNA decay activator protein ZFP36L1-like isoform X3 codes for MEPHLKKMPYALNTFLDLEEVMCKQLLSLDLRDASKQSTFPVRPVGYNKPWTPCSLSASSSALSTHSTESATMTSSHWGQNTEASLPSRLKMSFWAERSVSMVEPSTCTLGWASTEPKQPPASPTGGPVSGSPTSSRYKTELCRTFAESGICKYGGKCQFAHGFDEMRDLNRHPRYKTEPCRTFHTIGFCPYGIRCHFVHNNEDDLGPGPARPGPGPQTPRTRRPPLLRQSFSFGGFPSTPPQPLEHSLPHPFLLVPSVSPPTSADITDLLSHAFSEVGCVFEPAHELQSQFLPSPDSGCSLCGLSPVPSPSQNPCTLSEGCSLQQSQSPPCGPALRARSLSYTSLSDHEGGCGSSASSLSGSDSSGPDGSGRRLPIFSQLSVPDEGFSSEFCSGTSFFL; via the exons ATGGAACCCCATCTCAAGAAAATGCCATACGCGCTTAATACATTTCTTGATTTGGAAGAGGTTATGTGCAAG CAGCTTCTGAGCCTGGACCTCCGGGATGCATCCAAGCAGTCAACATTCCCAGTGAGACCTGTTGGTTACAATAAGCCCTGGACCCCATGTTCCCTCTCTGCATCTAGCTCTGCCCTCTCTACTCACTCCACAGAAAGTGCAACCATGACCTCCAGCCACTGGGGGCAGAACACAGAGGCCTCACTCCCATCAAGATTGAAGATGTCATTCTGGGCTGAGCGCTCGGTCAGCATGGTGGAGCCCAGCACGTGCACCCTGGGCTGGGCCTCTACAGAGCCTAAACAGCCCCCAGCCTCCCCTACTGGTGGCCCTGTCTCTGGGTCTCCCACCTCCTCACGCTATAAGACTGAACTCTGCCGCACCTTTGCTGAGAGTGGCATCTGTAAGTATGGGGGGAAGTGCCAGTTTGCCCACGGCTTTGATGAGATGCGTGACCTCAACAGACACCCCAGGTACAAGACGGAGCCTTGTCGCACCTTCCACACCATTGGCTTCTGTCCTTACGGCATCCGCTGCCACTTTGTTCATAACAATGAGGACGACCTGGGCCCTGgtcctgccagacctgggcctggTCCTCAAACCCCCCGAACTAGACGACCCCCTCTACTTAGGCAGAGCTTCAGCTTCGGAGgcttcccctccacccctccacagcCCCTGGAGCactccctcccccaccccttcctccttGTGCCTTCAgtctcccctcccacctcagctgaCATAACCGACCTGCTCTCCCACGCCTTCTCTGAGGTGGGCTGTGTCTTTGAGCCGGCCCATGAACTCCAGTCTCAGTTTCTTCCCTCTCCTGACTCAGGCTGTTCCCTCTGTGGGCTGTCCCCTGTGCCTTCCCCCTCCCAGAACCCCTGTACCTTATCAGAGGGCTGCAGCCTGCAGCAGAGCCAGAGTCCCCCCTGTGGGCCTGCTCTCAGGGCCAGGAGCCTCTCCTATACCTCCCTGTCTGACCACGAGGGTGGGTGTGGCAGCTCAGCCAGCAGCCTCAGTGGGTCTGACTCCTCTGGTCCAGATGGGTCTGGTCGGCGGCTGCCTATCTTCAGCCAGCTCTCAGTGCCTGACGAGGGCTTCAGCAGCGAGTTCTGCAGCGGCACTAGCTTTTTCCTCTAG
- the LOC110503577 gene encoding mRNA decay activator protein ZFP36L1-like isoform X4: protein MEPHLKKMPYALNTFLDLEEVMCKLLSLDLRDASKQSTFPVRPVGYNKPWTPCSLSASSSALSTHSTESATMTSSHWGQNTEASLPSRLKMSFWAERSVSMVEPSTCTLGWASTEPKQPPASPTGGPVSGSPTSSRYKTELCRTFAESGICKYGGKCQFAHGFDEMRDLNRHPRYKTEPCRTFHTIGFCPYGIRCHFVHNNEDDLGPGPARPGPGPQTPRTRRPPLLRQSFSFGGFPSTPPQPLEHSLPHPFLLVPSVSPPTSADITDLLSHAFSEVGCVFEPAHELQSQFLPSPDSGCSLCGLSPVPSPSQNPCTLSEGCSLQQSQSPPCGPALRARSLSYTSLSDHEGGCGSSASSLSGSDSSGPDGSGRRLPIFSQLSVPDEGFSSEFCSGTSFFL from the exons ATGGAACCCCATCTCAAGAAAATGCCATACGCGCTTAATACATTTCTTGATTTGGAAGAGGTTATGTGCAAG CTTCTGAGCCTGGACCTCCGGGATGCATCCAAGCAGTCAACATTCCCAGTGAGACCTGTTGGTTACAATAAGCCCTGGACCCCATGTTCCCTCTCTGCATCTAGCTCTGCCCTCTCTACTCACTCCACAGAAAGTGCAACCATGACCTCCAGCCACTGGGGGCAGAACACAGAGGCCTCACTCCCATCAAGATTGAAGATGTCATTCTGGGCTGAGCGCTCGGTCAGCATGGTGGAGCCCAGCACGTGCACCCTGGGCTGGGCCTCTACAGAGCCTAAACAGCCCCCAGCCTCCCCTACTGGTGGCCCTGTCTCTGGGTCTCCCACCTCCTCACGCTATAAGACTGAACTCTGCCGCACCTTTGCTGAGAGTGGCATCTGTAAGTATGGGGGGAAGTGCCAGTTTGCCCACGGCTTTGATGAGATGCGTGACCTCAACAGACACCCCAGGTACAAGACGGAGCCTTGTCGCACCTTCCACACCATTGGCTTCTGTCCTTACGGCATCCGCTGCCACTTTGTTCATAACAATGAGGACGACCTGGGCCCTGgtcctgccagacctgggcctggTCCTCAAACCCCCCGAACTAGACGACCCCCTCTACTTAGGCAGAGCTTCAGCTTCGGAGgcttcccctccacccctccacagcCCCTGGAGCactccctcccccaccccttcctccttGTGCCTTCAgtctcccctcccacctcagctgaCATAACCGACCTGCTCTCCCACGCCTTCTCTGAGGTGGGCTGTGTCTTTGAGCCGGCCCATGAACTCCAGTCTCAGTTTCTTCCCTCTCCTGACTCAGGCTGTTCCCTCTGTGGGCTGTCCCCTGTGCCTTCCCCCTCCCAGAACCCCTGTACCTTATCAGAGGGCTGCAGCCTGCAGCAGAGCCAGAGTCCCCCCTGTGGGCCTGCTCTCAGGGCCAGGAGCCTCTCCTATACCTCCCTGTCTGACCACGAGGGTGGGTGTGGCAGCTCAGCCAGCAGCCTCAGTGGGTCTGACTCCTCTGGTCCAGATGGGTCTGGTCGGCGGCTGCCTATCTTCAGCCAGCTCTCAGTGCCTGACGAGGGCTTCAGCAGCGAGTTCTGCAGCGGCACTAGCTTTTTCCTCTAG